The nucleotide sequence ttttttcactatcTTCCCGTGCACCACTCACTTTTGcctatttaaaactttttcgtTTTATTCTAGAACGCTCGACCGCGACTTGTAACTACAGTCGAGTTGTTTTCTTGTACCAGCggttaaaatagattttgtccttgtattttatttgaacgTAGCGTCGCGTATACCACGAACAATTGTGCAGGTCTGTTAATTGTCGTATTTTGCTGTGTGAAACACTTTTATGTTGTGTTTTGAATCGTAATCTTGACTAGAGTATCGTGAAGCTAGTTGGTACTTGCAGTTTTAATCCTTTTTTAGGTTGTTgtctaattttatataatattctatTGGGTGGCGGAAagttatgagaaaaaaaaaagtacactcAGAGCTGGAATCCATATTCAtccatacatatatgtatttactcGTCACGACTGACTGATGACGCTGGAGCCTACAAACCTAAAATTTTGGCTCTTGATTTTGTAAGCATCCACTATGAATTGATTTTGGAAAAACTCCGAcattggaatgagctcccctatgcgatgtttcccgagcgctatgatattattatgtccTTCGTCATCAAGGCTAGTGGAAAGTATTAAGCGGGAAACAACAGCTTGACTCttcccctggcactgctgatgtccttgggcgacggtaaccactctccatcaAAGGGGCCGTGTGGTCGTCTACCTGTAAggccaaaaaaaaatcatattcaaataCTTCATTACAATtaagatacaaaaaaatacagacGCTCATCTGTACCGAAGGTAGGATTTGTTGTACTATTCAGGGAACCGAATAATACTcgatgtaaatatattattattcatattgaacactcatataaatagcaGAGAAACGCAGTCCTCACATAATGCGAGTATCAAATCCACGATACATTATATAAAAATCTTTTCCGACTAGGACATTATAACAATGCGTAACGAACACTCTAGTGTCAACTCAATACGAGATCCAgattattgatattttatttatcgctaGATTTTTTGAGACTTAAAAATTGGTAACATATAatattcaaggtgggtggcgcatttacgttgtggatgtctttgggctccagtaaccacttaacaccaggtgggctgtgagctcgtccacccatcatagcaataaaaaaagtaaaaaagaatactttatgttttcagacaacaacaaaatCGTTAagtgcggtttttttttgtgtgtgactaaccacttcaaaaaaatacaataataatttaaagttgtTAAATTTATCGTCACATGCAAGGGCATGCCACTTCAGACCTTCTCGGAAATGCATTCATCACCCCAACCAGCTATATTTACATATTgattttacaaatacaaatactgttacaacatataatataaattattcaatatttcGATAGTGCTCAAAATCTGTTTcagtaaaatacaattatttttcaaCTTGCACTTTGGCCACGACGCGTCTTGTTTCGAACAGCCTTCGAGTGAAACGATCGAAAGCCAACTACACTTAAAGTGCACTCGAATCTCGAGCACGGAGAAAAAcgttatagtaaaataaaaacacgaacGTTTGTCGCAGCGGTTTCGACTCAGAATCAAAAGGCATAttgaaacctttttttatttcccttgtaggcagacgggcatacggcctacctgatggtgaatggttaccgtcgcccgtggacttcagcaatgccagtgctCAGTCGCTGTCTACCGTTGGAAATAACATATTTCACTTCTCTAAAATTAAATGCGTGTGTGCTTTCTTACGGTTTATCTTATTTGGTTAGTTATCAGTGTTATGTTATTGATAATCAAATAAACGACGGTTGTTGGTTTATGCGCGAATAATTTTGACCTTTATGATTCTAAAATAATGGAACACGTGTATTTCAAaccaaaaaaatcaaacccgcaaaattataatttgcgtaattactggtggtaggacctgttgtgagtccggacgggtaggtaccaccgccccgcctatttctgccgtgaagcagtaatgcgtttcggtttgaagggtggggcagccgttgtgactatactgagaccttagaactatatctcaaggtgtgtggcgcatttacgttgtagatgtctatgggttccagtaaccacttaacaccaggtgagctgtgagctcgtccacacaaaggctaaaaaaaaaaaaaaaaatatatatatttgtcagcacacgtcagggatggccgAGCACtcgtagtttcgtcatcactcgtattcgattgaactcagtttagttaataaaactttttgaataacaattattgaaactcaacacacacaactttcacaatgacaggataaaccgacagtttcgttgcacataccgacagaccgactgaccgactgactgactgacagagactcactgactgagacggacggaattactgtctgacacggaatgccacgactctgtccacgtaccgccattttatactgtggcgttacgtagtctacccttcattttgtgatatttatcaaaacaacatctcatcatttaaaataataatcaaaaccaccgtcttaatattactaaaagtcgttatccacgacaactaaaagtcgttatccacgacacggccattctgacatgtcacacgtccctgtgtgacgctcctgcaagaaaaacaaccttttgcaatatcaaacaggtttcgtctcggccaatcctgatacattaacgattgaggattgggattcctttcattacaaaccataacgttagctctcaacaagatctttaacagaccatgttaacctgtgtgagtagataacttaattacccaattattagtgatacactatacaactgaaaaatttcattaatgctcaataagcattagaaacccgagttattatAAAACAACTCCATCTGAGccgtatttcatcagtattctgtttcaaccacaaactatcgttacaattacttccatctagtgagagtaactcatgccacctatatcgagtgacgataaaccAATTCAAGTGTCACCTCCATcaagtagctcttgactacttattgcctccatccggcaaataagtgggacctccatccggtacccaacttcaacacaaaacactaatgcctccatccggcacgcaagtggaacttccatccagtacccacttcaaccataaaacacatcacaatgcctccatccggcaataaaacgaacacatcacctaaatcgagcgatgtgttcaattaccagtcataaatgacaccgaatactgttctttactaatcacacaaaataggacaacaaaatccttactttaatcagtcagttgtatcgtggtcatttgatcctacatcttctacatcactagtttcaacaaaatcgtatagaatgctcctggcctggctgccggcgcagctagtgacattgccacccacattatcattaaaacaaatgataaaaccaatacacatcatttcacaatatagagtcaaagtcattactagaccaacacaacaatagtctccattgagacccaggtctccgctgtaccaatcgatggagatgctCTCActtcactgatcagtctcgtcagtagcactacttagaggcaaccttatgtaatcataggtgccacaaaattcaacatcaaattttactaactttccaatgttctggtctcgtcaaagttaatctcttactttcagtatcattttaagtaaaaacctttagggatatggcacgcgaactattaagaattcgaaggggctcacttttgttattcttatggtagaacaatttaaaatagatgtacggcttctagcacttcttgtcaagaacaattccatgagctcaccgcgagcttggtcatcaataacgcaagtctgggcttcgaataaggacactagatttaagtgttctatttcgctgaatgctcaatctcactgaaccgattaaaacaactatcaggtagtacatgacatacaataggtaagcaataaaccatcgcataggatttgttccgtacagttttgagtcaaaacaacagaaaccttttatgagaaccatcgtataaaattgatgagttatgaagctactaagtactaatagatttcttgacaagagagcattcggcacccgaatccaaataaaaataatacgactcaccagattgttcttatttaccaaaattgcccgatgttacgcagctaccggcacgttgctccgctcggccggtgaatagttgacccatcgagcgccgacggacggcgtttgcgtcccatatctcgtattggctgcagcaatcacgtgtcgaatgcgacacggccttcctgattgtacacgtcctcgtgtgatggttaacctacaatcaaaaacatccacgagaacacttgttccgctcgatcacttctgactacactttacgacttatcggaaaatttaaagtcatcaaagctttaaactgttttaataccattttaaccaaatcaaacaatagggtatacaaagttcactattcagcagtcagagcacgtaccacagtcgttcatcaaacttcaaatttactctgtacaaatcaggcatagcttacaggaactcagatcaaagaaaacttccgagtaaaaatatctaacgccacggctctccagccgaccagcaatcacaattgccctcatgatgcgcatccacagcgtggatcgcccgtgtgcatcacccgctgactacacacgatggtctttacagaccccgacctccgccagagccaaacgcgcaccgcgcacccacggactacttgagttgcctcaagagacaccgatttctaccgggctacgactacgtaatagctactggtacggtcgaacagaatacggccgatagactatccttactcgagttttcaccacaatttaagcttgctcttcatcatcatcatttacatcaacctcgactggtatgtgtcatgctggcatttttcttagcctatcatgtgggtatttgtaagtacgttttgaatttaaagctttcaatgtgtaacggtcaccatccaatacttcaactactttaaacggccctttaaacttcgtatctaatttcgtttgattacgctcttcgttttaatgtatggacgagctcacagcccaccttgtgttaagtggttactggaacccatagacatccacagcgtaaacgcaccacacaccttgagatagaagttctaaggtctcagtatagttataaccgctgtcccacccttcaaaccgaaatacaccactgcttcacggcagaaataggcagggtgatggtacccgtgcggtcgacggcactatacggagcacccgtctggtgccacgtccttacccacgagaacgtcaccgcgctgcgacgccggcagcgcgcgatcgcagtcagagtcattcaaggatacctcacagtctcctacgaggcggcgcgccctagcgcaagtgcagccggagcgcgggggctccaatctcggcagtccgtgctggaggcgtggtctcgtcgtttggcggacccgtcggccggcctccgtaccgtcgaggcgatctgcccggttctcgcggactgggtgggccgcgaccgcggaagtctcacctccggctacctgtgcagactcacaagacattttaccaccatgcaaacttcttaccgcaacaaatcttaccagccgcCACGCAatctacaattttacgggttccacctctcctacacgatgttactcccacactgaggaagccaaccgcgaacacttgtcaagcacgcacaagcacgcacttcaccggaaaaacctgcatctgccagcggaacccgaacaccgccgcatcgccagacacgaacgcaccggacgtcttatcttacaggtcacgacgacttcagatgtgtcaatttttcttctccacggaaacttgcttgctttcttgtttgcttgcttgctggagcccgaagtcatcgaacgtgtagtgttattggtattgaatcgagtagattctaaaatttcagtgacaattcacagtctcatgtcctggtttactgcactagtgccatgtaactctagcagtagtcattggcttaaaaacgattcgtgtcggaactacccactcgtcatgacagatccattattgcgatcgaagtttcacttgagatttgcacttgccttaatttcttgcaatagcttgttacgtgttgtatttccgctagtaaatgccaggtgatgaagtcgacagtcaaactgggcaacatgagccagaacgtaagatgtgacgatttcttcgtggctcagatcttctaTCGAGGTagcagacgttattacacgacttgcgtatgctgcattcacgcttttgTGGCTTACCATTGCTTAAATTGATAAGCGTCGCAGCAAGAATTTTGCATAACGAGCGAGAAATAAGTCGCAAATGCCTCCATGTGACACTTACTTGTGAAATCCGCGACAATATGATAAGGCACCGCCTTTCAGGGCCTCACTGAAAACTACAATGAGCTATGCACCATCCAGTAGACGTTCATCGAGGTACATATCAACCGTAGCGCACCAAGCACATGGATCGGAATCTGTCTGTTCCCGATGAATTTCCGACCCGTGATCTCACATACCGTTACTGGTATTCTGATTTCTGacctgcatcatgttttttcgctgtacttcgaacatgttcaaacacgtcacgccagtgagagtagagtcctgatctcacttctgatgtcgacacacgtcagggatggctgagcactcgtagtttcgtcatcactcgtattcgattgaactcagtttagttaataaaactttttgaataacaattattgaaactcaacacacacaactttcacaatgacaggataaaccgacagtttcgttgcacataccgatagaccgactgaccgactgactgactgacagagactcactgactgagacggacggaattactgtctgacacggaatgccacgactctgtccacgtaccgccattttatactgtggcgttacgtagtctacccttcattttgtgatatttatcaaaacaacatctcatcatttaaaataataatcaaaaccaccgtcttaatattactaaaagtcgttatccacgacaactaaaagtcgttatccacgacatattgTTAAGCTATTTCTTTGGCATCGTATGAGTGAACAGTAAcattaatatgtaaattatgATTTCGCTGATACTAGTAactacgtttatttatttaaaataataacattttttttaaacgatcaTTGAAACTTGCAAAAGAAAGCGTTATATATgcaaaagaatataatataGCCCTAAATAGATTTTTCATAATCTTCCCAGAAAATCTAATAACGGAATATTTCACAAAATTATTAACCTTTCACAATCACTTATGTTCGCAAAGCCAACGCTTGGCTGTTTAGTTGAAGAGAGCACTCAAATCGATCACCAGAAGAGTAGGTGAGAGCCCTCGCGAATCTATCCCGTTAGCATTAACATATGTAACATGTAACAATATAGAATCTTCTGATTTCTATGCCTACATTAATTGTTACAAGATATAATAACTtacttttgtaatttaatacgCGGGAGATTCACAGAAACCAAAGAAAATtctacatatatacacataataactactacatataataatttatatatgaaTTTCAAGGAACATAAAGAAGATACTAGGCCAAGAGTTCCCGTTTAGcatttattaaagtaataaataacagtACCTAGGAATAATTGCTGATAACAGTTGTAAACGTGAAAGTTTAAGGTTGTATTAAGTATAATGCgattttttagttattatattgtataattaaCATGATATTATGTAAGATGAATAGTCTTTTAAGGTTGATTTAAGCAAgtcgataataaataaaaaacgattacaaattaaattttaatattatctttAATGTTCGCGAACCATAgatattattaatactatttttaagttttaatatttGGTCTacagtgttttattattttcgaaatttCAAACATATTACAGTTATCGTATCTTGAACGACTACCGTGTTATTTATTCGTCgactttttcaatattttcataactatcgtaaaaataaaaaataaaaataattctttgCCCGTATGTTTCTTtggaatgtatgtatgtaggtagttatcataatatttaagtGTCGACAAATAAGAAAcagtaaaatgaaaatgatacaTTTTAAGCGTTAcatgtagtttatttaaaattattcacgAATACATAACTTTTATGGACATAACAAAATGACAGACAGTCGATTAAATATTTCTGTAGTGAAACTAATCAACtaaatcaacaaataaaatactataaacaCAATAGGCTCTACAAAGTAATAATACAACGATCCTTCCCGCGCATTTCAACTGGACAATGACGAAACATTTCTCGCACAATTCCTTCATAATTACAAATGCCACATCCATTAAAACGCGCATTTGTAATCCCTGCTAGCAAAACAAAAGATCTGATGAACGCATTAGTTTGATGTACACTCGCCTGTCTTCTAAATGAACGCAAAAGCCCCGGGACCCGTACATTTTGAGGgagaaaataaaattcaaaacagACACTCATCATTTTAACCCTTCTGAACCCGAACTCACACGTGGACTGAATACATTTTGCGGCAATAAAAACCTGGTGGGTAGGTACGTTTCAAGCTTTATGAATTTTGGTTTGAAATAAAAGGATGCATGGACTACCAAGATAGTTCGGGTTTATTTCAATACTAATTCATCTTATATGTTTTATATTGATCATATTTCTGCGTTAAAGCATTTTACGTTCTGAATTGTGATGCACTTTGATTATATACACGTGTATATAATCAAAGGTGATGCAGTAGATTTTCCGTGGAGGATTAAAGAGACGATTGGTATGAGTGCTTTCACAGCCATCCTCCAGGGTAAATATGAGACGTCAGGCGGGTTGCCTTCGTGACTGAaagttttcgattttttttttcaatctgtCATAAagaagtatctacagtcggcatcattgcgccactttgagaaggcggcacgacatgagaaccctcttgtcgtggccgctggaaactacatacccgatcctgtagaccgaatgctaaacaatcgacgtcgccactaacacgtcattacgaatcctcccgatccattatcgGCAATTTCACattatttaaagtttgaaacaccgtgttttttttttactaatttcaaAACGATATTTCCTACAAAATTAGATCACTTTACTAGCAGCTATTCAAAGATTTTCCCTACCCACCTTCCAATTCAGTAAGGCTGATACTATTTCACTACAAAGGATCACAAACTTTATCAATGCCGTCGACCAAAATATTTCAAGCTTCAAAATTGCTTCGGGACAATTTATGGACTACGGTCCTGCCTGTGTGAAGTTCTTTTATACCCTTTGTAGACTGCAACGAATATTATAGCAGGTAGCATAATTTGTACGGTACGTAAACGTCAAAATTCGCCGGTCGTCATGGCAACGCCCCTGCGGTCCGTCCGTACGTCCGGGATTGTTTTGAAATTCGCCCGGAACCGGCTCGTTTGTG is from Bombyx mori chromosome 6, ASM3026992v2 and encodes:
- the LOC134199056 gene encoding uncharacterized protein LOC134199056, with translation MSCESAQVAGGETSAVAAHPVRENRADRLDGTEAGRRVRQTTRPRLQHGLPRLEPPRSGCTCARARRLVGDCEVNHHTRTCTIRKAVSHSTRDCCSQYEIWDANAVRRRSMGQLFTGRAEQRAGSCVTSGNFGK